From the genome of Haloarcula taiwanensis:
GCTGACCGGGCCAGGTCCCTTTCGACGAGCAGATGCGGGTCCCCATCGAGTTGGCCTGGCCGGTCAGCGAGAACGGCCCGCCGCCGGGACGGAGGTTCCCCGTCGCCAGCGTCAGGTCGATGAGCGCCCGGGCGGTCTCGGTCCCTTGGACGTGCTGGTTGATGCCCATGCCCCAGTAGACGAGCGTCCGCTGGTCCATCACGTCGGCCAGCAGGTCCACGTCTGCCATGTCGACGCCGGCCTCGGCGGCCGCATCCGTGGCGTCGGGCAGGGCCGCGAGCAGGTCCTCGAAGCCCTCCGTCGCCGCGTCGACGAACGCGCGGTCGACCCGCCCTGTCTCGACGATGCGGGCGAGCACAGCCCTGGCCAGCGCGAGGTCCTTGCCGGGGGCGGGCGCGACGTGGTGTTCGGAGTTCTCGGCGGTCTCCGAACGGACGGGGTCGACGACGATGATTTCGACGCCGTCCTCGCCGGCGGCCTGTTGAATCCAGCGGAACATCACGGGGTGGGCGACCGCCGGGTTCGCCCCCCAGATGACGTGGCGGTCGGCGTCACTGATGTCGGCGTACGTACAGGGTGGCGCGTCGCTGCCGAAGGCCTGGTAGTAGGCGGTGACGGCGCTTGCCATGCACAGGGTCGTGTTGGCGTCGTAGTTGCGCGTCCCGAAGCCGCCGCGGGCGACCTTCCCCAGCGCGTAGGCGGCCTCGTTGGTCTGTTGGCCGCTGCCCAGTACGGCGACTGAGTCAGGGTCCTGCTGGGAGGCGGCCTGAAGTCCCTCAACCGCGCGAGACAGCGCCACGTCCCACTGAGTCTGGCGGAGTTCCCCACCGCTGCGGACCATCGGCCGTGTGAGCCACTCACCGTCAGGGGCCTTGCTCTCCCGGAGACCGCGCGCACAGGCGAGTCCCTGACTGACCGGGTGGGCGGCGTCGCCGCGGGCGGCGTCAATGCCGTAGCCCTCGTCAGCGCCCTGGTGCATGTGTCCACAGCCAACCGCACACCGCATACACGTCGTTGGCACCCAGTCGCTCACAGCCACCCACGCGCCATCCAGACGCCTGTTTGTCCATTTTTCCATAATATTGCAGTTGTTTCGGATGTCATTGTCGTATTTGAATAGACGAACACACACTGTATAACAGTGACTCTTTACGAAATACTTATTTCACCAGTGAGTATGTGACATCCGTCCGCTAGATCGATAGCACCGCCAGGTAACAACAGTTTCTTTCTGACAGCGGCCAAACGCCGAGGTATGAACCACGAGCAGTCACGAGCGCTGTACGACCGCGCCCTGTCGGTGCTGTCGGGCGGCGTCAACTCCTCCGTGCGAGCGACGCGGCCCTATCCGTTCTTCGTCGAGAAAGGGGACGGCGGACACGTCGTCGACGCCGACGGCAACCGCTACATCGACTTCGTCATGGGCTATGGCCCGCTCCTGCTGGGCCACAGCCTGCCCGACCAGGTGCAGTCGGCCATCCAGCAACACGCCGCCGAGGGGCCGATGTACGGCGCGCCCACCGAGGTCGAGGTCGAACTGGCCGAGTTCGTCACCCGGCACGTCCCCAGCGTCGAGATGCTGCGGTTCGTCAACAGCGGGACCGAGGCGACGGTCTCGGCGGTCCGACTGGCTCGTGGCTACACCGGACGCGACAAAATCGTCGTGATGCAGAGCGGCTACCACGGCGCACAGGAGTCCACGCTGGTCGAGGGCGAGGGCGACCACACCGCCCCCTCCAGCCCCGGTATCCCCGAGAGTTTCGCCGAGCACACGCTGACCGTGCCGTTCAACGACGAGGCGGCCGTCCGCGAGGTGTTCGAGGAACACGGCGACGACATCGCCGCGGTGCTGACCGAACCCATCCTCGGGAACTACGGTATCGTCCACCCGGTCGAGGGCTACCACGAGACCCTCCGGGACCTGTGTGACGCCCACGGCTCGCTGCTGATCTTCGACGAGGTCATCACCGGCTTCCGCGTCGGCGGCCTCCAGTGTGCCCAGGGCGCGTTCGGCATCGACCCCGACATCACGACGTTCGGGAAGATCGTCGGCGGCGGCTTCCCGGTCGGGGCAATCGGCGGCAAAAGCGAGATCATCGAGCAGTTCACCCCTGCCGGCGACGTGTTCCAGTCGGGCACGTTCTCCGGCCACCCCGTGACGATGGCCGCCGGGCTGGAGACGCTTCGGTATGCGGCTGAACACGATGTATACGACCACGTCAACGCGCTGGGCGAGCGCCTCCGGGCGGGCCTGCAGGACATCCTCGAAGACCAGGCCCCCGAGTACACCGTCGTGGGCCGGGACTCGATGTTCAAGGTCATCTTCACCCGGGACGGGCCGGACACCTTCGAGGGGCACTGCGAGGCCGGCTGCCAACAGCGGGAGTCCTGCCCTCGCTTCGACTACTGCCCGAAGACCGGGGGCGAGGTGACACAGGCCGAGACCGAGCGGTGGGAGCGGCTGTTCTGGCCCGCGATGAAAGACCGGGGCGTGTTCCTCACGGCGAACCAGTTCGAGTCACAGTTCATCTGTGATGCCCACACAGGTGAAGACATAGAGAATGCGCTCGAAGCATACAAAGAGGCGATATGAGGTGAGCGACGACGACATCGCACTCTCCGAGAAGCGGATGTACGGGGAGAAGCGCCCGGAGACCCACGCGTACGTCGCGTCGGGACTGGGCGTCACCCGCGTCGAGACCGCCGGCGGCCAGATAGGCCGGTTCAGCCTGAGCGAGCGCTGTACCGCTCGCGACGTGGCCGGCGCGAGCGGCGAGGTCGCGGTCGCCACCGACGACGGCGTGCTCGTGTCGACCGACGACGGCTTCGTCCCGACCGGGTTCGGGCCGGCCACTGCCGTCGGCTACGACGAGACCGGCCTGCTCGCGGCCGGCGACGGCCGCGTCGCCCGCTACGCCGACGGCGAGTGGACCGACCTCGGGGCCGTCGACGGCGTCCGCGCCATCGACGGCGACCTGCTGGCCGCGGCCGACGGCGTCTACGCCCTGCCGTCGCTGGACCGGCTGGGACTGGCCGACGCGACCGACGTGGCCGGCGACTACGCCGCGACCGAGAGCGGGCTCTACCGCCGAGACGGCGGCGCGTGGACCGAGGTCCGGTCTGGGAGCCACCGGGCCGTCGCCGCCGACGGCGAGCGCGTCCACGCCGCCGCGGCGGACGGGCTGTACGAACTGACCGACGGGGGCTGGGAGCCGTGTGCCCTCCCCGTCGACGAGCGCGTGGTCGACGTGGTTCACGGCGACGACACCTACGCCATCACCGAGAACGGGACCTTCCTCGTGGCGACCGTAGCCGAGGCTACGGCCGACGGTCAGGGCGGCTGGCGACAGCGCTCGCTGGGCGTCCCTGACGTCGTCGGCGTCGCCGTGGTCTGACCCCGACAGCACTAATCGGCCGCGTGCCTGTCTGACGCGCCACACCCGCTTACAGAACCGAAACAGGGTTTAGCCCGGGCAGCCACCCACCGCACATGATTATCCCCGGAGCTGACACGCAGGCGTTCGCGGCGACTCTCGCCGAGGCGACCGGCGAGCGGCTGGGACGGGTCGAGTACGAGCGGTTCCCCGACGGCGAGCACGTCGTCCGCGTGCCCGAGGCGGTCTCAGGCGAGCGGGCCGTCGTCGTCGCCTCGACCGTCGACAGCGACGCCCACGTACAGGTGCTCCAGTTGCAGGACGCGGCCCGCGAGAGCGGGGCCAGCGAGGTCGTCACCGTCCTCCCCTACATGGGCTACGCCCGGCAAGACGAGGCGTTCAAGCCCGGCGAGCCGGTTTCCTCGCGGGCGATGGCGAGCGCAATCTCGACCGGAACCGACCGCGTGGTGACGGTGAATCCCCACGAGCCGGCCATCTGTGACTTCTTCGATGTGCCGGCAGCCCACGTCGACGCCGCGAGCGTCCTCGCTGACCCGCTGC
Proteins encoded in this window:
- a CDS encoding ribose-phosphate diphosphokinase → MIIPGADTQAFAATLAEATGERLGRVEYERFPDGEHVVRVPEAVSGERAVVVASTVDSDAHVQVLQLQDAARESGASEVVTVLPYMGYARQDEAFKPGEPVSSRAMASAISTGTDRVVTVNPHEPAICDFFDVPAAHVDAASVLADPLPDALDDPLFLSPDEGAIGLARTVRDAYGKGETDFFEKDRDYDTGDIEIRPSDAPVEGRDVVLVDDIIATGSTMSESVGVLDERNARRVFVTCVHPMLASNALTKLNSAGVEAVYGTDTLERAVSEVSAAPVVADQL
- a CDS encoding aspartate aminotransferase family protein, whose product is MNHEQSRALYDRALSVLSGGVNSSVRATRPYPFFVEKGDGGHVVDADGNRYIDFVMGYGPLLLGHSLPDQVQSAIQQHAAEGPMYGAPTEVEVELAEFVTRHVPSVEMLRFVNSGTEATVSAVRLARGYTGRDKIVVMQSGYHGAQESTLVEGEGDHTAPSSPGIPESFAEHTLTVPFNDEAAVREVFEEHGDDIAAVLTEPILGNYGIVHPVEGYHETLRDLCDAHGSLLIFDEVITGFRVGGLQCAQGAFGIDPDITTFGKIVGGGFPVGAIGGKSEIIEQFTPAGDVFQSGTFSGHPVTMAAGLETLRYAAEHDVYDHVNALGERLRAGLQDILEDQAPEYTVVGRDSMFKVIFTRDGPDTFEGHCEAGCQQRESCPRFDYCPKTGGEVTQAETERWERLFWPAMKDRGVFLTANQFESQFICDAHTGEDIENALEAYKEAI
- a CDS encoding nitrate reductase; this encodes MEKWTNRRLDGAWVAVSDWVPTTCMRCAVGCGHMHQGADEGYGIDAARGDAAHPVSQGLACARGLRESKAPDGEWLTRPMVRSGGELRQTQWDVALSRAVEGLQAASQQDPDSVAVLGSGQQTNEAAYALGKVARGGFGTRNYDANTTLCMASAVTAYYQAFGSDAPPCTYADISDADRHVIWGANPAVAHPVMFRWIQQAAGEDGVEIIVVDPVRSETAENSEHHVAPAPGKDLALARAVLARIVETGRVDRAFVDAATEGFEDLLAALPDATDAAAEAGVDMADVDLLADVMDQRTLVYWGMGINQHVQGTETARALIDLTLATGNLRPGGGPFSLTGQANSMGTRICSSKGTWPGQRAFEDPDHRRLVADHWDVPVDRLPDDNGPGPVGMLEGEPEAVWAVATNPVAGMPEAESVRETLEDAFLVVQDAFHTETTEVADVVLPAATWGESDGTTTNMERTISRVRPATDVPSGVRQDIDIIATIGSRLFPGLFESTSPDPSAVFNEFTALTEGTVADCSGITYERLDENHAVRWPAPDGESSGGYRYYDRDADDSELWSFPTPSGLAQFSTGRQGSLPEPTDEDYPLTLTTAREADGYNTGVRSRGGEAGSLVARIHPETVEEHSSLVDDGTLTVETRRGSATVAIDRDEGVPRGMVWLPIHHPATNRLTLSDRDPQSDEPNFKQCAARLAAPEAELPPATAD